A genomic segment from Gemmatimonadota bacterium encodes:
- the msrA gene encoding peptide-methionine (S)-S-oxide reductase MsrA: MATGEATESAVLGGGCFWCLEAVFQRIRGVEGVTSGYAGGDHPAPTYQAVCAGNTGHAEVVRITFRPGEVSYRTLLDIFFTIHDPTTPNRQGADQGPQYRSIILYDGPEQEREARETIATVGVEGRWPGKIVTEVAPLKAFFPAEEEHWDYYRRNPEQGYCNVVISPKLAKARQVFRDIFLD, encoded by the coding sequence ATGGCGACCGGCGAGGCCACCGAGTCCGCCGTACTGGGCGGTGGCTGCTTCTGGTGTCTGGAAGCGGTTTTTCAGAGGATTCGCGGCGTGGAAGGGGTGACCTCCGGATACGCGGGAGGCGATCACCCGGCACCCACCTATCAGGCCGTCTGCGCGGGCAACACGGGGCACGCGGAGGTCGTGCGGATCACCTTCCGCCCCGGTGAGGTCTCGTACAGAACGCTCCTCGACATTTTTTTCACGATCCACGACCCCACGACTCCGAACCGCCAGGGCGCCGACCAGGGACCCCAATACCGCTCGATCATCCTATACGACGGGCCCGAGCAGGAGCGCGAGGCGCGGGAGACGATCGCGACGGTCGGAGTCGAGGGGAGGTGGCCCGGGAAAATCGTGACGGAGGTCGCTCCCCTGAAGGCCTTCTTCCCGGCGGAAGAGGAGCATTGGGACTATTATCGCAGGAATCCCGAGCAAGGCTATTGCAACGTCGTGATTTCTCCCAAGCTAGCCAAGGCGCGCCAAGTGTTCCGGGACATCTTTCTCGATTGA
- a CDS encoding DUF4837 family protein: protein MLLQLRLRVMAPSLVFPFALALAGCDLPRAYGDANAIIVAAAPEVWTQTEATFRDAMEPTILTVRDERPFRITYQDPMGGQAWGNLRRFREVLVIGRAEDPWIAEPLALLQEGAAPEPPAIFQVDNVWSRGQTVSVLLLPAGDAEASVAQLAPALQEILDRQFRQHALARMFASGSDQPLADSLFANTGFSLNVPQVYRMEVRDSLYRFRNDFPSPRELIREIWVTWESPIPEANPTREELASWRTNLSSEQYNDPQLLDTAMVAQYRGVTVNGLEGVEFQAAWVNAPGGWPAGGPFIVRAVRCPSEDRLYYMDAWLYAPGRDKYEYMIQLETILNSFRCR from the coding sequence ATGCTTCTACAGCTCCGGCTCCGCGTCATGGCCCCTTCGCTCGTCTTCCCATTCGCCCTGGCGCTCGCCGGGTGCGATCTCCCGCGAGCGTACGGGGATGCAAACGCGATCATCGTAGCGGCGGCCCCTGAAGTCTGGACCCAAACCGAGGCGACCTTTCGGGACGCGATGGAGCCGACGATTCTGACCGTCCGCGACGAGCGTCCCTTCCGAATCACCTACCAGGACCCGATGGGGGGACAGGCCTGGGGGAATCTGCGGCGCTTTCGAGAGGTGCTCGTCATCGGACGGGCGGAGGACCCGTGGATCGCCGAGCCGCTGGCGTTGCTCCAAGAGGGCGCCGCCCCCGAGCCCCCCGCGATCTTCCAGGTGGACAATGTCTGGTCACGCGGACAGACGGTTTCCGTTCTCCTCCTTCCCGCGGGCGATGCGGAGGCGTCAGTGGCCCAGCTCGCGCCCGCCCTCCAGGAAATTCTCGATCGGCAGTTCCGGCAGCATGCCCTCGCCCGCATGTTCGCGTCCGGGTCGGACCAGCCCCTCGCGGACTCGCTCTTCGCGAACACCGGTTTTTCGCTCAACGTCCCTCAGGTCTATCGCATGGAGGTGAGGGATTCCCTGTACCGATTCCGAAATGATTTCCCCAGCCCTCGGGAGCTCATCCGCGAGATCTGGGTGACCTGGGAGAGCCCGATTCCCGAGGCCAATCCCACCCGTGAAGAGCTCGCGTCCTGGCGGACGAACCTCTCATCGGAGCAGTACAACGACCCACAGCTGCTCGATACCGCCATGGTGGCGCAATATCGGGGTGTCACGGTGAACGGGCTCGAGGGCGTCGAATTCCAGGCCGCCTGGGTGAATGCTCCCGGAGGCTGGCCGGCGGGCGGTCCGTTCATCGTTCGCGCGGTGCGCTGCCCTTCCGAGGACCGCCTGTATTATATGGATGCCTGGTTGTACGCTCCGGGGCGTGACAAGTACGAATACATGATCCAGCTCGAGACGATCCTGAACTCGTTCCGCTGCCGCTGA
- a CDS encoding M3 family metallopeptidase has protein sequence MPQEPNPILDPYFRIPFDRIHASHVAPGVRELLAEARDEVERLAADPSPPSWQSVVAPLDRIMDRVERGTVPVRHLLAVAESPELREAWGEVLPEVTRFWSSLHLHEGLWSRVKAFAATEEARTLRGLTARHLQKTLRDFQRSGADLGPGERERLEELDVELARLEQSFSENVLDATAAYSLLVTDEEKLAGIPADARERFRKRATNMEQDGWQITLDQPAFEAVVTYAEDRGLREELHGAYYSRCAGDSWDNRPLIPRILRLRRERALLLGYADFPDFRLEEHMVGTGARARDFIAEVANRTRPYWRRDLKELEAYAEQTGIRPMEPWDVAFLVERLRQERYDLNEEELRPYFPLDQALSGLFEITRRLFGLKVAELAIEEVWHPDVRYYELRDARGELLGGFYTDFFPRPEKRQGAWMHDFIHGEPLEGGGCSPHLGVICANFPPPTEERPALLTHRDVQTLFHEFGHLLHHLTSRVPISRRGGIHVAWDFVELPSQLLENWTWEREPLDLFARHWETGESLPEALFQRMHRARRFMGGWRQMRQLGFGAFDLALHTGYDEARDGDPVEWVARVLEPYSPNAGFARRNPLTFFAHIFSGGYAAAYYSYLWSETLEADLFTRFLERGVFDAPTGTAYLDTILSAGDSEEPDVLFRSFMGRDPNPEALIERNLGDAA, from the coding sequence TTGCCCCAAGAGCCGAACCCGATTCTCGACCCGTACTTTCGCATCCCCTTCGACCGGATCCATGCGAGCCACGTAGCGCCGGGAGTCCGAGAGCTCCTCGCCGAGGCCCGCGACGAGGTCGAACGTCTCGCGGCGGACCCTTCCCCACCGAGCTGGCAATCCGTCGTCGCTCCCCTCGACCGGATCATGGACCGGGTCGAGCGCGGGACGGTACCGGTCCGCCATCTGCTGGCAGTCGCCGAGAGCCCCGAGCTCCGAGAGGCTTGGGGGGAGGTACTTCCGGAGGTGACCCGATTCTGGTCTTCCCTCCACCTCCATGAGGGGCTCTGGTCACGCGTGAAGGCATTCGCCGCCACCGAGGAGGCGCGGACGCTCCGAGGGCTCACGGCACGGCACCTGCAGAAGACGCTTCGAGACTTCCAGCGCTCGGGGGCGGATCTCGGCCCGGGCGAGAGGGAGCGCCTGGAGGAGCTGGACGTCGAGCTGGCACGCCTTGAGCAATCCTTTTCAGAGAACGTCTTGGACGCCACCGCCGCATATTCTCTGCTTGTTACCGACGAGGAAAAACTTGCCGGTATTCCGGCCGACGCACGGGAGAGGTTTCGGAAGCGGGCTACGAATATGGAGCAGGATGGATGGCAGATCACGCTCGACCAGCCCGCCTTTGAAGCCGTCGTGACCTACGCCGAGGACCGCGGGCTCCGGGAGGAGCTCCACGGTGCCTATTATTCCCGCTGTGCCGGGGATTCATGGGACAACCGGCCGCTCATCCCTCGAATCCTCCGCCTTCGCCGGGAGCGCGCGCTCCTCCTCGGATACGCAGACTTCCCCGACTTCCGATTGGAGGAGCATATGGTCGGAACGGGCGCCCGGGCCAGAGACTTCATCGCGGAGGTCGCGAATCGGACGCGCCCGTACTGGCGGCGTGATCTGAAGGAGCTGGAAGCGTATGCCGAGCAGACCGGGATCCGGCCCATGGAACCGTGGGACGTCGCCTTTCTCGTCGAGCGGCTCCGACAAGAGCGCTACGACCTGAACGAGGAGGAGCTCCGCCCCTATTTCCCCCTCGACCAGGCGCTCTCCGGACTCTTCGAGATCACCCGGCGCCTCTTCGGCCTCAAGGTGGCCGAGCTCGCCATCGAGGAAGTGTGGCACCCAGATGTCCGGTATTACGAGCTTCGCGATGCGCGGGGGGAGCTCCTCGGGGGCTTTTATACCGATTTTTTTCCGCGCCCGGAAAAACGCCAGGGTGCGTGGATGCACGATTTTATTCATGGAGAACCGCTGGAGGGCGGGGGGTGCTCCCCGCATCTCGGAGTGATCTGTGCGAACTTTCCGCCACCGACGGAGGAGCGCCCGGCCCTTCTCACGCACCGGGACGTGCAGACGCTCTTCCATGAATTCGGCCATCTCCTGCACCACCTGACTTCGCGAGTGCCGATCTCGCGGCGGGGAGGAATCCACGTAGCGTGGGACTTCGTCGAGCTTCCGTCGCAGCTCCTCGAAAACTGGACGTGGGAGCGTGAGCCGCTCGACCTCTTCGCCCGCCACTGGGAAACGGGAGAATCTCTTCCCGAAGCGCTTTTCCAGAGGATGCACCGCGCGCGCCGGTTCATGGGGGGATGGCGCCAGATGCGCCAGCTCGGCTTCGGAGCCTTCGATCTCGCGCTCCACACGGGTTACGACGAGGCCCGCGACGGGGACCCGGTCGAGTGGGTCGCCAGGGTGCTCGAGCCCTATTCGCCGAACGCCGGCTTTGCGCGCAGGAATCCCCTCACCTTCTTTGCGCACATCTTTTCGGGTGGTTACGCCGCCGCGTATTATTCGTATCTCTGGTCCGAAACGCTCGAGGCCGATCTCTTCACCCGATTCCTGGAGCGGGGAGTCTTCGATGCCCCCACCGGGACGGCCTACCTCGACACGATCCTGTCCGCGGGAGACAGCGAAGAGCCCGACGTTCTCTTCCGGAGCTTCATGGGGCGGGATCCGAACCCCGAGGCGCTGATCGAGCGCAACTTGGGGGACGCGGCGTGA
- a CDS encoding GGDEF domain-containing protein, translated as MTPPPSATSRPPVVSPPARRPVNEAPRHPSREPRPGRLLAWVNEILSGVAPTSIERGSVAAVLALGILDFSVGPQLSFAVFYLLPIAATSWYEVERSGAFMCALAAAVAGGADLLTRLEPLPMWISAWNYGVLFTLFLVVAVLVSWLRDAKEVQRAVALSDPLTGLANTRAFLDRLREEIERALRYGRVLTLVYLDLDRFKEVNDTLGHAEGDRVLMRIASIMEETLRTSDLLARLGGDEFGIILPETPYAQAEGALAKLRAEVLEAMNEEGWPVTLSMGAVTFESSVETADDAVRIADGLMYAAKAAGGDGIQHLLWTGE; from the coding sequence GTGACACCGCCGCCCTCCGCCACATCGCGCCCTCCCGTGGTGAGCCCACCGGCCCGCCGCCCGGTGAACGAGGCGCCTCGCCATCCTTCCCGTGAGCCCCGCCCCGGCCGTTTGCTCGCGTGGGTGAACGAGATCCTTTCCGGAGTTGCCCCCACCTCGATCGAGCGGGGAAGCGTGGCGGCAGTGCTCGCGCTCGGGATTCTCGATTTCTCGGTGGGACCCCAGCTCTCATTCGCCGTCTTTTATCTCCTGCCGATCGCGGCGACCTCCTGGTACGAAGTGGAGAGGTCCGGAGCCTTCATGTGCGCGCTGGCCGCAGCGGTCGCGGGAGGTGCGGATCTCCTGACCCGCCTCGAGCCCCTGCCGATGTGGATCTCGGCGTGGAACTATGGCGTCCTCTTCACCCTCTTCCTCGTGGTGGCCGTGCTCGTGAGTTGGCTGAGAGACGCAAAGGAGGTCCAGCGCGCGGTCGCCCTCTCCGACCCCCTCACGGGGCTGGCGAACACCCGGGCTTTTCTCGACCGACTCCGCGAGGAGATCGAGCGGGCCCTCCGGTACGGGAGGGTTCTTACCCTCGTCTACCTCGACCTGGACCGCTTCAAAGAGGTGAACGACACCCTCGGCCACGCGGAGGGTGACCGGGTCCTCATGCGGATCGCCTCGATCATGGAGGAGACGCTGCGGACATCGGACCTCCTGGCGCGGCTGGGAGGCGACGAATTCGGGATCATCCTCCCGGAGACCCCTTACGCCCAGGCGGAAGGGGCGCTCGCCAAGCTGCGCGCCGAGGTCCTCGAGGCGATGAACGAGGAGGGGTGGCCGGTTACCCTCTCCATGGGCGCCGTGACCTTCGAGTCGTCGGTGGAAACCGCCGACGACGCGGTGCGGATTGCGGACGGGCTCATGTACGCCGCGAAGGCCGCGGGAGGCGACGGAATCCAGCACCTCCTCTGGACCGGCGAGTAG
- the dnaE gene encoding DNA polymerase III subunit alpha: MSFVHLHTHSEYSLLDGANRLTDLIERSLHYEMPALALTDHGCLFGAWEFQRLANKRGLKPIIGMEAYVAPGDRRDRTPGRGGERAYYHLVLLARDREGYRNLVKLSSLAYTEGFYHRPRVDRELLAKHSGGIVVSSACLAGEVARRLMEGDRQGARAVASWYAELFKDRYYLEVQAHGSDGQAELNREIFALAGELGLPVVATNDAHFLRHEDHEAHDTLLCIGLRKDKSDPNRMRYDDGLYFKGPDEMRAAFPERPEAIENTLRIAEEVDLTFERSYHVPEFPLPKEVTSEKEYLVRLTEEGARARYGHPLPDEVRERMEFELGVILETGYAGYFLITWDFIQWARAQGIPVGPGRGSAAGSLVSYALGITKLEPLAFDLLFEPFLNPERVSMPDIDIDFCFERREEVIEYVRTKYGRDAVGQIITFGTMKSRAVVRDVGRTLGFEPSETDRIAKMIPNQPGKSLTLQEALRKIPELKELYGQDERHRKLFDYSITLEGLSRHASVHAAGIVIAPGPLDEYVPVCVQQTRGNGNGNEEAVVVTQYDMNCLDDAGMLKIDFLGLKTLTVLQDAVAMIRERWGALSHPLTEETYESLDEVPLDDPDVYRMLARGGTSGVFQFESNLAAEKLRSMRCNQFEDLVATNALIRPGPLDSGMTDVFIRRKLGLDPVRYPHPDLEKTLAPTYGVIVYREQVMRIANVLAGFSLAEADMLRKAVGKKDAELIRKELGAFVDRAIGRGVDRRIAEDLATQIETFGRYGFNRSHSVAYSLLSYHTAWLKAHYPAEFMAALLSSALSSTDDVVKYIGECREIARALPGLEEGLSVLPPDVNESRWKFTVSGDLQIRFGLGAVRGVGAGAVNSILSAREEGGPFTSLFDFLTRVDLRSLNKRASEALICAGALDAFGHRARLLAGLDSAYAEVQARESEATSGQASLFDTGDPEVERPAPILTDVSEWEEQVRLAREKEALGFFISGHPLDRFRDLARAFGPANTANLSEMAGQDVEFACVVTKVARQILRRDSSEWGRLTVEDFHGTASVLAFGEAWQRARDLLVQDAVVLLRGTVSNRERDEEAPPIFLDQAEALEEVGRSGRIAVAIDLSPGATVADELLARAREIVATHPGMAPLEIHIRNGGHEEHRLRSRSLQLAPEREPLSALRELFGTGRIRLVRAGG, from the coding sequence GTGTCCTTCGTACATCTCCACACGCACTCGGAGTACTCTCTCCTCGACGGCGCAAACCGCCTCACCGACCTGATCGAACGTTCCCTCCACTACGAGATGCCCGCGCTCGCGCTGACCGACCACGGGTGTCTCTTCGGCGCGTGGGAGTTCCAGAGACTGGCGAACAAGCGGGGACTCAAGCCGATCATCGGCATGGAGGCGTACGTCGCGCCGGGCGACCGCCGCGACCGGACACCGGGGCGCGGAGGAGAACGCGCCTATTACCACCTCGTCCTCCTGGCCCGTGACCGCGAGGGATACCGGAACCTCGTGAAGTTGTCCTCCCTCGCGTACACCGAGGGTTTTTATCACCGCCCCCGAGTGGATCGTGAGCTCCTCGCAAAGCATTCGGGCGGAATCGTGGTCTCGTCGGCCTGCCTCGCGGGGGAAGTCGCTCGGCGCCTTATGGAGGGCGACCGCCAGGGCGCGCGCGCCGTCGCTTCGTGGTACGCCGAACTATTCAAGGACCGGTACTACCTCGAGGTCCAGGCACACGGCTCGGACGGCCAGGCCGAACTGAACCGCGAGATCTTCGCGCTGGCCGGCGAGCTCGGGCTCCCCGTCGTCGCCACGAACGACGCGCATTTCCTCCGGCACGAAGACCACGAGGCGCACGACACCCTTCTCTGCATCGGGCTCCGGAAGGACAAGTCGGATCCGAACCGAATGCGGTACGATGACGGGCTCTACTTCAAGGGCCCTGACGAGATGCGGGCCGCCTTCCCCGAACGCCCCGAGGCGATCGAAAACACACTCCGCATCGCCGAAGAAGTGGACCTCACTTTCGAGCGGAGCTATCACGTGCCGGAGTTCCCTCTTCCAAAAGAAGTGACGTCGGAGAAGGAGTATCTGGTCCGGCTTACCGAGGAGGGAGCGCGGGCGCGGTATGGCCATCCCCTCCCCGATGAGGTCCGAGAGCGAATGGAGTTCGAGCTCGGCGTCATCCTCGAGACCGGGTACGCGGGCTATTTCCTCATCACCTGGGACTTCATCCAATGGGCGCGCGCCCAGGGAATCCCCGTCGGCCCGGGACGCGGATCCGCAGCCGGTTCGCTCGTTAGTTACGCCCTCGGTATCACGAAGCTCGAGCCTCTCGCCTTCGACCTCCTCTTCGAGCCCTTCCTGAATCCGGAGAGGGTCTCGATGCCGGACATCGACATCGACTTCTGCTTCGAGCGCCGCGAGGAGGTGATCGAATACGTCCGAACGAAGTACGGAAGGGACGCGGTCGGTCAGATCATCACGTTCGGGACCATGAAGTCGCGCGCGGTGGTGCGCGACGTGGGGCGCACGCTGGGCTTCGAGCCGTCGGAGACGGATCGGATCGCCAAGATGATCCCGAACCAGCCGGGGAAGAGCCTCACCCTCCAGGAAGCGCTCCGGAAGATCCCCGAGCTGAAGGAGCTTTACGGCCAGGACGAGCGGCACCGGAAGCTCTTCGACTATTCCATCACGCTGGAGGGACTGTCGCGCCACGCCTCGGTCCACGCCGCCGGGATCGTGATCGCTCCCGGCCCCCTCGACGAATACGTCCCGGTCTGCGTCCAGCAAACGCGTGGAAACGGGAACGGAAACGAAGAGGCGGTCGTCGTAACGCAGTACGACATGAACTGCCTGGACGACGCCGGAATGCTCAAGATAGACTTTCTCGGCCTCAAGACGCTTACGGTGCTGCAGGACGCCGTGGCGATGATTCGGGAGCGCTGGGGAGCGCTGAGCCATCCGCTCACCGAAGAGACCTATGAGAGCCTGGACGAAGTGCCGCTGGACGACCCCGACGTGTACCGGATGCTCGCGCGGGGCGGGACCTCCGGAGTCTTCCAGTTCGAGTCCAATCTGGCCGCCGAGAAGTTGCGCTCGATGCGCTGTAACCAGTTCGAGGATCTCGTCGCCACGAATGCACTGATCCGTCCGGGCCCCCTCGACTCGGGGATGACGGACGTCTTCATCCGCCGAAAGCTAGGGCTCGACCCGGTTCGTTATCCCCACCCCGACCTCGAAAAGACGCTTGCGCCAACGTACGGGGTCATCGTCTACCGCGAGCAGGTGATGCGGATCGCAAACGTTCTCGCCGGCTTCTCCCTCGCGGAGGCCGACATGCTCCGCAAGGCGGTCGGAAAAAAGGACGCGGAGCTCATTCGGAAAGAGCTCGGAGCTTTCGTCGATCGGGCGATCGGCCGGGGGGTGGACCGGCGCATCGCGGAAGATCTCGCGACCCAGATCGAAACCTTCGGGCGTTACGGCTTCAATCGGAGCCACAGCGTCGCATATTCCCTCCTCTCCTACCACACGGCCTGGCTCAAGGCGCATTACCCGGCCGAGTTCATGGCCGCCCTCCTCTCGTCGGCGCTCTCGAGCACGGACGACGTAGTGAAGTACATCGGCGAGTGCCGTGAGATCGCGCGCGCGCTCCCGGGACTCGAGGAGGGGCTCTCGGTCCTTCCTCCCGACGTGAATGAGTCTCGGTGGAAGTTCACTGTGAGCGGGGATCTCCAGATCCGCTTCGGACTCGGCGCGGTGCGGGGGGTCGGCGCGGGCGCGGTGAACTCGATCCTCTCAGCGCGCGAGGAGGGTGGACCCTTCACGAGCCTCTTCGACTTCCTCACTCGAGTGGACCTGCGCTCTCTGAACAAGCGCGCGAGCGAGGCGCTCATCTGCGCGGGGGCGCTCGACGCCTTCGGGCACCGGGCGCGGCTCCTCGCCGGGCTCGACTCGGCGTACGCCGAGGTCCAGGCGCGGGAGTCGGAGGCCACGTCCGGCCAGGCCTCGCTCTTCGACACCGGAGATCCGGAGGTGGAGCGGCCGGCTCCGATACTCACCGATGTCTCGGAGTGGGAGGAGCAGGTCCGGCTCGCGCGAGAGAAGGAGGCGCTCGGATTTTTCATCTCGGGGCACCCCCTCGACCGATTCCGGGACCTGGCCCGGGCGTTCGGTCCCGCCAATACGGCAAACCTCTCCGAGATGGCCGGTCAGGATGTCGAGTTCGCTTGCGTGGTGACGAAGGTGGCGCGGCAGATCCTCCGCAGGGACAGCTCCGAGTGGGGGCGCCTCACCGTCGAGGATTTCCACGGGACGGCCTCCGTCCTCGCTTTCGGCGAGGCATGGCAAAGGGCCCGCGACCTGCTCGTCCAGGACGCGGTGGTCCTCCTTCGCGGCACCGTTTCGAACCGGGAGCGCGACGAGGAGGCCCCCCCGATCTTCCTCGATCAGGCCGAGGCGCTGGAGGAGGTCGGACGGAGCGGCCGGATCGCCGTGGCGATCGATCTATCTCCGGGCGCCACCGTCGCCGACGAGCTTCTGGCGCGGGCCCGCGAGATCGTGGCCACGCATCCGGGAATGGCGCCCCTCGAGATTCACATCCGGAACGGGGGACACGAGGAGCACCGCCTCCGGTCTCGTTCGCTCCAGCTCGCTCCCGAACGGGAGCCCCTTTCCGCGCTCCGTGAGCTCTTCGGAACGGGCCGGATTCGCCTGGTGCGGGCCGGCGGATGA